Proteins encoded together in one Sulfitobacter pontiacus window:
- a CDS encoding 5-guanidino-2-oxopentanoate decarboxylase, with the protein MSAVQTRPLGAQISHMLKSRGVEVIFGIPGVHNQEMYRGIEEAGLTHVLARHEQGAGFMADGYARATGKPGVAYVITGPGLCNVMTPMGQAYSDSVPVLVLSSCLDETAARKGQLHQMNDQRAAAETVCDWSEMALTAPAAYQLIDRALTEFATSRPRSKHISVPIHLLEAEAAPAHALAVSATLPAVPSAQIDLLAQKLAAAQKPLFIFGGGAVGVQNVDALLARWQAASLTTYAGRGIVSPGAPLHLGAYLARESSVDVIAQADLVIAVGTELAEVDLWRDHLGHSGELVRVDIDPSVLADPQAAPFAILGDAVQVMTALDAALPDERTAAGWNAAEVAGWRKRWRSEVDMERPGILAVVDAVKAATPEGTMIYSDMTQFAYAATEVWEMDRPGNWHHPYGFGTLGYATPAAIGGAIGRPGLPTMAIIGDYGFQYTVQELGAAVELGLPLPIILWDNGKLGEIEDSMTRAQIAPNAVIAHNPDFCKLAEAYGAYAAAPKSLEELPEVLAQAFKADRPTLIYLTPQTAV; encoded by the coding sequence ATGAGCGCAGTACAAACCCGTCCTTTGGGGGCACAGATTTCTCATATGCTCAAGTCTCGCGGGGTAGAGGTGATCTTTGGCATCCCCGGCGTGCATAACCAAGAGATGTACCGCGGGATCGAGGAAGCAGGGCTGACCCATGTGCTGGCGCGGCACGAACAGGGGGCGGGCTTTATGGCAGATGGCTATGCCCGGGCCACAGGCAAGCCGGGGGTTGCCTATGTGATCACCGGCCCGGGGCTGTGCAATGTGATGACGCCGATGGGACAGGCCTACAGCGATTCCGTGCCGGTGCTGGTGTTGTCCTCCTGTCTGGATGAAACGGCGGCGCGGAAGGGGCAGCTGCACCAGATGAACGATCAGCGCGCGGCGGCGGAAACCGTGTGCGACTGGTCCGAAATGGCGCTGACGGCACCGGCGGCCTACCAGCTGATTGACCGCGCCCTGACCGAATTTGCCACCAGCCGCCCGCGGTCCAAGCACATTTCTGTTCCCATTCACCTGCTAGAGGCGGAGGCCGCCCCCGCGCACGCCCTTGCCGTCAGCGCGACCTTGCCGGCGGTGCCCTCTGCGCAGATCGACCTTCTGGCGCAAAAGCTGGCCGCAGCGCAAAAGCCGCTGTTCATCTTTGGCGGTGGTGCCGTTGGCGTTCAGAACGTTGACGCCCTGCTGGCCCGCTGGCAGGCAGCGAGCCTGACGACCTATGCCGGACGTGGCATCGTCTCGCCCGGAGCGCCGCTGCATTTAGGCGCCTATCTCGCGCGGGAAAGCAGCGTGGATGTGATCGCGCAGGCGGATCTTGTGATCGCCGTCGGAACCGAGCTGGCAGAGGTGGACCTCTGGCGCGATCATCTGGGCCATTCAGGCGAGCTGGTGCGCGTTGATATTGATCCGTCGGTTCTGGCGGACCCGCAGGCAGCACCGTTTGCCATCCTTGGGGATGCGGTACAGGTAATGACCGCGCTTGACGCTGCCTTGCCGGACGAACGCACAGCAGCGGGTTGGAATGCAGCCGAGGTGGCAGGCTGGCGCAAGCGCTGGCGGTCAGAAGTGGATATGGAGCGTCCGGGCATCCTTGCCGTGGTGGACGCGGTCAAGGCTGCGACGCCCGAAGGCACGATGATCTACTCGGACATGACCCAATTTGCCTATGCCGCAACCGAGGTCTGGGAGATGGACCGCCCCGGAAATTGGCATCATCCTTACGGGTTCGGCACGCTTGGCTACGCAACACCTGCTGCGATTGGTGGGGCCATTGGCCGCCCCGGACTGCCGACCATGGCGATCATCGGGGATTATGGCTTTCAGTACACGGTGCAGGAACTGGGGGCTGCGGTAGAGCTGGGGCTGCCCTTGCCGATCATCCTGTGGGACAATGGCAAACTAGGCGAAATCGAAGACAGCATGACCCGCGCGCAGATCGCGCCAAACGCGGTCATCGC
- a CDS encoding TrkH family potassium uptake protein, producing the protein MLDLRPVGYVIGLLVSVLGIAMIVPMLVDIAEGRGHWPVFVEAGLITMLGGSMIALACANGVREGLTIQQTFLLTTAVWLMLPLFGALPFMLGATEARFVDAVFEAMSGMTTTGSTVFSGLDDLPKGLLLWRAILQWLGGIGIIVVAMVFLPELRVGGMQIFKSEAFDTFGKILPRAGQIASQISVIYVWLTFACALTYLTLGMNVFDATVHALTTVSTGGFSNYDASFGTFSGNAEYAASIFMVLAALPFVRYVQLLNGNPLALHRDPQVKGFLLTIAVLVGLIFISIQSVFPHHWEQSLREALFNITSIISGTGFASVDYMTWGPFPVALFFFTGLIGGCAGSTACSIKIFRYQLLFASIRAQLQRIRSPHGIFTPRYDGRPISGDVMISVMSFFMFFTLTLGLVAVALSMTGLDFVTSISGAGAALGNIGPGLGKIIGPAGNFSTLNDTAKWILTAAMLVGRLELMAVYVILTFKFWRA; encoded by the coding sequence ATGTTGGATTTGCGCCCAGTTGGATATGTCATCGGCCTGTTGGTGTCGGTGCTTGGCATTGCGATGATTGTGCCAATGTTGGTCGATATTGCCGAAGGGCGCGGCCATTGGCCCGTCTTCGTCGAGGCAGGGCTGATCACCATGCTGGGGGGCAGCATGATCGCGCTGGCCTGTGCCAACGGGGTCAGGGAAGGGCTGACGATCCAGCAGACCTTTTTGTTGACGACGGCCGTGTGGCTGATGCTGCCGCTCTTCGGCGCTTTGCCGTTCATGCTGGGCGCGACAGAAGCGCGTTTCGTCGATGCGGTGTTCGAGGCCATGTCGGGCATGACCACCACCGGATCAACGGTGTTTTCCGGTCTTGATGATCTGCCGAAGGGGCTGTTGTTGTGGCGCGCGATCCTGCAGTGGCTGGGCGGCATCGGTATCATTGTTGTGGCGATGGTGTTCCTGCCCGAGCTGCGCGTCGGTGGTATGCAGATTTTCAAGTCGGAAGCCTTTGATACCTTTGGTAAAATCCTGCCACGGGCCGGGCAGATCGCCAGCCAGATTTCGGTCATTTATGTCTGGCTGACCTTCGCCTGCGCGCTGACCTATCTGACCTTGGGGATGAACGTCTTTGACGCGACGGTCCACGCGCTGACCACCGTGTCTACGGGCGGGTTTTCAAATTATGACGCCTCTTTCGGTACCTTTAGCGGCAATGCGGAATATGCGGCGTCGATCTTCATGGTGCTCGCGGCGCTGCCTTTCGTGCGCTACGTGCAACTGTTGAACGGCAACCCTTTGGCCCTGCATCGTGATCCGCAGGTAAAGGGTTTCTTGCTGACGATTGCGGTGCTGGTGGGGCTGATCTTTATCTCTATTCAGTCGGTCTTTCCGCATCATTGGGAGCAATCCCTGCGCGAGGCGCTGTTCAATATCACTTCAATCATTTCGGGCACGGGCTTTGCCTCGGTCGATTATATGACCTGGGGGCCGTTTCCCGTGGCGCTGTTTTTCTTTACGGGGCTGATTGGCGGCTGCGCGGGGTCCACCGCCTGTTCGATCAAGATCTTCCGCTATCAGCTGTTGTTCGCATCCATCCGTGCGCAGTTGCAGCGAATCCGGTCACCCCACGGCATCTTTACCCCGCGCTATGACGGTCGCCCGATCAGCGGCGATGTCATGATCTCGGTCATGTCGTTTTTCATGTTCTTCACGCTGACACTAGGGCTGGTGGCCGTGGCGCTCAGCATGACAGGGCTGGATTTCGTGACCTCGATCTCGGGGGCGGGGGCGGCCTTGGGGAACATCGGGCCGGGTTTGGGCAAGATCATCGGGCCGGCGGGCAATTTCAGCACCCTTAACGACACAGCCAAATGGATCCTGACCGCCGCGATGCTGGTCGGGCGGCTGGAGCTTATGGCGGTATACGTCATTCTGACATTCAAATTCTGGAGAGCATAA